One stretch of Hemibagrus wyckioides isolate EC202008001 linkage group LG01, SWU_Hwy_1.0, whole genome shotgun sequence DNA includes these proteins:
- the LOC131357747 gene encoding C-C chemokine receptor type 5-like, translating to MATNSPNMTTLDYSDYIYLDYYGLFNVTACDNNSIRTFSQVFLPTLYSIVFIVGFIGNGLVLCVLVKYHKIMSDVCLFNLALSDLLFLLSLPFWAHYAANKRWIFGSFMCHAVTALYMLGFYGSIFFMIVMTIDRYAVIVHTYTSLFSKHRSVRASITLISFMWALSLGASLPTIIFSQVKSDGWTCSLEYPEGTAWRSFIYIELNLLSLIIPLSVMVFCYSRIIPILMSMKSQKKHKVRLMLVLISIFFIFWTPYNIVIFLRFLHQLGYMNTCQWNQDLNMAMQWVETIAFTHCCINPIIYAFVGQRFRNLFLKILKEWFPCCFGWNTPIESELTEMEGSLYSHSSVISSTETVQP from the exons ATGGCAACGAATTCCCCCAACATGACAA CTCTGGACTACTCTGATTATATCTACCTTGACTATTATGGCTTATTCAACGTAACTGCCTGTGACAATAACAGCATACGTACTTTCAGCCAAGTCTTCCTCCCTACACTCTACAGCATTGTCTTCATTGTGGGATTCATCGGCAATGGcctggtgttgtgtgttctggtcAAGTACCACAAAATTATGTCAGATGTGTGCCTCTTCAACCTGGCCCTTTCAgacctcctcttccttctctcaTTGCCTTTCTGGGCTCACTATGCCGCCAACAAACGGTGGATCTTTGGGAGCTTCATGTGCCATGCAGTGACAGCTCTCTACATGCTGGGATTCTATGGAAGTATCTTCTTCATGATAGTCATGACCATAGACCGCTATGCTGTCATTGTCCACACCTATACCTCTCTCTTCTCCAAGCACCGGTCTGTCAGAGCTAGCATAACACTGATTTCGTTTATGTGGGCGCTTAGTCTGGGAGCCTCTTTGCCAACCATCATTTTCTCACAAGTGAAGTCAGATGGATGGACATGCAGTTTGGAATATCCAGAAGGAACTGCATGGAGGTCATTCATTTACATCGAACTAAACCTCCTCAGCCTGATCATTCCTCTCTCAGTGATGGTGTTCTGCTACTCACGTATCATCCCCATATTAATGTCCATGAAGTCTCAGAAGAAACACAAGGTCAGGCTCATGCTGGTCTTGATCagcattttcttcattttctggaCACCTTACAACATCGTCATCTTCCTAAGGTTCCTGCATCAACTGGGTTATATGAACACCTGTCAGTGGAATCAGGACCTGAACATGGCTATGCAGTGGGTGGAAACCATAGCGTTCACTCACTGCTGCATCAACCCCATCATCTATGCCTTTGTGGGGCAGAGATTCAggaatttatttctaaagatTCTGAAAGAGTGGTTTCCTTGTTGCTTTGGCTGGAACACACCAATCGAAAGTGAGTTGACAGAGATGGAAGGCTCTTTGTACTCACACTCCTCAGTTATTTCCAGCACAGAGACTGTTCAGCCATAA